Proteins encoded by one window of Triplophysa rosa linkage group LG19, Trosa_1v2, whole genome shotgun sequence:
- the ube2g1b gene encoding ubiquitin-conjugating enzyme E2G 1b — MTEQSALLLRKQLAELNKNPVEGFSAGLIDDDDIYQWEVVVIGPQDTLFEGGFFKAHLIFPHDYPHRPPKMKFITEIWHPNVAKNGDVCISILHEPGEDKFGYEKPEERWLPIHTVETIMISVISMLADPNSDSPANVDAAKEWREDPNGEFKRKVARCVRKSQEMAFD; from the exons atgactgaacAATCAGCGCTGCTTCTGCGAAAACAGCTAGCAG AGCTCAATAAAAACCCAGTTGAAGGTTTTTCAGCTGGTCtgattgatgatgatgatatctATCAGTGGGAAGTTGTTGTGATCGGCCCCCAAGACACACTATT TGAGGGTGGATTTTTTAAGGCACATCTCATTTTCCCTCATGATTACCCACATCGGCCTCCCAAGATGAAGTTTATTACGGAGATTTGGCATCCTAATG TTGCAAAGAATGGCGATGTGTGTATTTCCATACTTCATGAGCCCGGAGAGGACAAATTTGGCTACGAAAAACCAGAGGAGCGCTGGCTGCCCATCCACACCGTAGAGACTATCATGATTAGCGTCATCTCCATGTTAGCTGACCCCAACAGCGACTCGCCGGCAAATGTGGATGCAGCT AAAGAGTGGAGAGAAGATCCCAACGGTGAGTTCAAGAGGAAGGTCGCTCGCTGCGTGAGAAAAAGCCAAGAGATGGCATTCGACTAA
- the arpc3 gene encoding actin-related protein 2/3 complex subunit 3: protein MPAYHSSLIDADTKLVGNMALLPLKTQFKGPAPKETKDTDIVDEAIYYFKANVFFKNYEIKNEADRTLIYTTLYISECLKKLQKCSSRGQGEKEMYTLGITNFPIPGEPGFPLNAMYAKPSNKQEEETMRAYLQQIRQETGLRLCDRVFDPQTDKPSKWWVCFVKKQFMNKSLSAPGQ, encoded by the exons atgccG GCCTACCACTCAAGCCTGATCGATGCAGACACCAAATTGGTGGGAAATATGGCATTACTGCCCCTCAAAACGCAGTTTAAGGGTCCTGCTCCTAAAGAAA CTAAAGACACAGATATTGTTGATGAGGCCATCTACTACTTCAAAGCCAATGTTTTCTTCAAGAACTATGAAATTAAG AATGAGGCTGACCGGACTTTGATCTACACAACTCTTTACATCTCTGAATGCCTCAAGAAGCTGCAAAAG TGTAGTTCAAGAGGAcaaggagagaaagagatgtaCACGCTGGGAATCACCAACTTTCCCATCCCAGGAGAGCCTGGCTTCCCTCTGAATGCAATGTACGCTAAACCCTCCAACAAACAGGAGGAAG AAACAATGAGGGCTTACCTGCAACAGATCAGACAGGAGACGGGACTGAGATTGTGTGACCGTGTGTTTGACCCTCAGACAGACAAACCAAGCAAG TGGTGGGTGTgctttgtaaagaaacagttcatGAACAAAAGTCTGTCTGCACCTGGCCAGTAA